The genome window CCGGTTGGCGAGCTGTGTGAGGGGATCGCGCTGTGCCACCTGTTCGAACTTCCGGGCGCTGCGCTCCGCGAATTCGCGCGCCAGCCGCAGGCGGCGTGCCTGAAACGACATCATCGCCAGCAAGACCGCGCCAAACACGATCAGCACCATGACCAGCGCGTTCTGGAATTCCTGACGCTCGCGCAGGGTCTTGCGGATCTCTGCAGCCTCCTCGAGATTTGCCGTCATCGCCTGGCCACCGAGATGCATCAAGGCCTGCGCCGCATCGCTCAGAACCAGACGAATCTCGTCCAGCGCCTCGCGGTCCTCGATGCGCGCATAGAGCGGCCCCAGCCGGTCCACATCAACGCGCACACGCTGCAGGAGCGCGATCCGCTCCGGCGATGCCTCGACGAAAGCCCCGAATGCCCCTGCGGACCATGTATCGACTCGGCTGAGCAGGATATTGTAAAACAGACGCGCGCCCCGGGCGTCCTCCGCCGATCCGCTCGCCGCGTAGCGCGCTGCCCGTTCCAGCGCATTCACAGCGTCCAGCTTGCCGTTCAGCCCGCTCATAGCGATATCGTATCGCATCGATCGGTTGACCGCCTCGCCTGTGGTCAGCACAGCCTCCGCCTGCACCATGATGACGAGCACGAGACCGCCCAGCACCATGATGGCGACAAGCCTGGCCTTGCCGATAAGCGTTTCGCCAACACGCGCCAACCCTGCCATCCTTGCGGCCCTATTTCACCGTCAACCGACGCAACTGCCAGATGGAACGGGAATAGTACAATTCGTTCCGCAGCTCCGGAAATCGGTCGAACGGATAGATGATGAAAAGCGGCCCCTTGTCGCGCACCGTCAGGTCCGCCCCGTTTGCACGGTATGCGACGAGAACGTCGAATTCGGCCGCGTCGGACAGCGGGATCTCGGTGTAGAAGTCGTTGAGAGCGATGCCGGTCAACGTGTCTCCCCTGGCACCGACATGCGCCATCAGTCTCGACAATGCCACGCCCTCGAAGACCATCAAGCCGTCGTGCCAGGGCGTTGTGGTTTCGATACGCTCCGTGCCGAGCGCCTGAAGGTCGGCCAGTGTGAACTCGGCGGGAGCATCGCCGGCGACGCGACCGTCGACAGTCAGCACAACCTCACCGTCCGCCAGGACGGAGCCTGCAAGAACGGACCCCAGCAAAAATATTCCGGCACAAACCAACCGCAGATATTTCATGTCTCTCACTCTTGATCGTGACACGCGCCGCCTGGAGAAGATGCCGGGAAACAAACAATGCGCCATCACGCAAGACTAATGTTATCAGCTCTAACGAGTGATTAACATATCAATATAAATTATTGTGAAGCCATAAATTTATCTTAAAATTTTATGATAAAATACTGGGATATATTCGGATATATCAAAATAATTATTCAGGAAAACCCTGAAATACAAGTGTCTCGCCTTGTGAAAATTGCGATCCCAAGCACGTGCGCGCGCCCGTCGTGCCTATTCAGGCGCGGCCGGTGGAAAAAGCAGGTTCCTGCGTTGCAGCGGACCTCGACGTCACCGCTTCAAAGCACACCACCGACCCCTCCGACAAAGCCGTGTTGTAGGCGAATCCGCTGGCGCAGAGAATCTGGAATATCTCGAGCACGCCCGCCTTGCCGATCCGCTGGGGATGCAGCTCCAGGACGATCTTCTCCAGCCCTGCGGTGTCCATGTGCCGCAGGAGTTCCAGTTCGGCGCCTTCGATGTCGGCAATCAAAACGGTGATGTCCTTCTCGTCGAGGAACCGCGAGACATCGCGTGCGGGAACACTCACCGTTTCCGCGCTTCCCGGCTGTGTCTGGCCGATGCCAGAGCGCCAGAATTCGCGATGGAGCGTGAACGCAACGGCCCCTGCCGCCAGCGTTTCGGGATCGCTGGTGAAAGCGGCATTGATGACCTCGACGCCATGCACCGCGTTGCGGTCATGGGTCTCGCGAATATGGGGAATCAGTCTGGCATCGGCCTCAACCGCCGCATAATAGGCCGGGCCGACATTGCGCATCACCCCGGCGGAAATGAAGCCGACACCGGCCCCAAGCTCCAGCACCCGATCACTCTCGCGCACGAACCGCGACGCGATCGCGAGTTCGCTGGCCTCGTAACGGCCCCGCTTGATTTCCGAGACAATCCGCTCGTTCGCGACCTCGTCATCCAGACTGAGAACCAGTCCGCTCGTTCCATGCGTTGCCAGAAAAGCCGTCACGTTTCCAACCTTTTGATGAGATTTGCAATTCGAACCGCCCGCCCCGGTCAAGACCCGGCATCAGCAGGCGCCGGCAGCACGACTCACATCTTGGCGGACGGCGGAAAACATATCTGAAAATTTGCGTGCAAGCCACAGATTTGCGGCCCAGCGTTGCAACCTGGAACCCCATATCGACGAAGGCGCATGCGCCGCCGCCTATCCCTCCCGGCTGAGGGCCTGAAGAACCGCGACGA of Stappia sp. ES.058 contains these proteins:
- a CDS encoding molybdopterin-dependent oxidoreductase: MLGSVLAGSVLADGEVVLTVDGRVAGDAPAEFTLADLQALGTERIETTTPWHDGLMVFEGVALSRLMAHVGARGDTLTGIALNDFYTEIPLSDAAEFDVLVAYRANGADLTVRDKGPLFIIYPFDRFPELRNELYYSRSIWQLRRLTVK
- a CDS encoding FkbM family methyltransferase — encoded protein: MTAFLATHGTSGLVLSLDDEVANERIVSEIKRGRYEASELAIASRFVRESDRVLELGAGVGFISAGVMRNVGPAYYAAVEADARLIPHIRETHDRNAVHGVEVINAAFTSDPETLAAGAVAFTLHREFWRSGIGQTQPGSAETVSVPARDVSRFLDEKDITVLIADIEGAELELLRHMDTAGLEKIVLELHPQRIGKAGVLEIFQILCASGFAYNTALSEGSVVCFEAVTSRSAATQEPAFSTGRA